In Ovis aries strain OAR_USU_Benz2616 breed Rambouillet chromosome 13, ARS-UI_Ramb_v3.0, whole genome shotgun sequence, the genomic window TGAAGTGAAGCTAGGAATCTGGAATTTAGAGAACTTAAGAACAGTTGAAAACACTGGTTCTAGAAGTTTAgattcaaaaaagaaacaaagccagTCCTCTGGGAtaacctagagggatagggtggggagggatgtgggagggggttcaggatgggagggacacacgtatacctatggccattcatgttgatgtttggcagaaaccatcacaatattgtaaagtaattatgctccaattaaaaaaagaaatggaatgagACACCCAAAGAAGATTAGTATACCAAACGCAATGAAAATGCCGTAGCGTGTCAAATATTTGTGACTAAGTTTAGAATGGGAAAACAATATTCCTCAGTTCTCAAGAATGAAAAGATCTTTAAAGGTCATCAAGTAAAATGTTCATCCCAAATCCCTCTCTAATGCTACAACTACCTTCATCTCTGCCCCACTTCCAGAAATCTTCCTCCAGCCTCAAAACTGGAAAAGTGCCCAGGGACAAGCTTGCTTATTCCACTTTCCAACGGCTGTACCACTTACAAAATTTTGTCCTAATTTGTTCAAAAGATTCCTATACTCAATTCTAACCATCCATTTGCCGGATTCTGGTTTTCCTGAAGACATCATGTAATACCAGACATAACAAGATATTCCTAAAGTGTTTATTCAGGGGACTCAGTGATCTCCCCTACATGCTCACTGGATCATCCAGACTCAATCCAGTTTTTATCTTCCCTCTTGCAATCTCTAGAACACATCACAGCCTTCCTCATGGTACCAAAGAAGGCCAGAAATGTGGTCTCCTCCCTTCTTCGATATCTACCGAGCTACCCTAGCATCCTATTTGCTTCTTGGGTCAGTGCCCTTTCCTATACTACGTGTCTCTCCAGCCCCCAGCCTAACCTTCCCCCGTCCAATAATGACTGCTCACAGAGGAAAGACACACACATGAGAAGGAATGCATTTTTATGGGAAGCGTGTTCCAGATGGGAGAAGAACTACCCCAGGAGGGGGTAAAGTTGGTGATATTCAAATCTGAGAATAGTTTGAAAGCATTGTAACTGACAAACTGGAGTTGGAGTTAGACTCCTCCTTCACATTGTTTGCTGTTGCCACTTTCACAAAAAATTTTAGGCAGCACTTTTCGTGGTTTAGACAGGTTAAGTACTGAAGTTCATATTTTCTGCAGGCATTTCGGCATGTGCCTTGGTGAAGCTGGCATGGATTCCAAGACTCTTCTTGGCTCTTGCCATAATAGGATCTGAACAGGCCACCTGGGAAAAACACAGCCATATTAATTTCTATGCAGCAGTGGTAATAATAGGAATAGAGAGGCATAATTTAAAGACAAGCCCTACAAATATTAAGAGCATCGGATATGGAGTCAAAACCATCTCAGTTCAAATCTGGACTCTTTCACTGTGGCTTTTCATCCTCGAGCAAGGTTACCTCCATTTTCTGGCTCACAATGGGCGTAGTAACAGAGCCAACTTCTTAACAATTTTATGATGAATAAATTAACATACATCATATGCTCAGAAAAGTATCAGGCACATAATAAGAAGGAATTAAACATTAGGTAGTGCGGTTGATATGAAAGTCTTTTCTTGAGGGTCCAGGATTTCAAGACTGCCACTGGGAGCATATATTGGACATGTTTTCAAATGCTCATTTGGATGTATATTCCTCACACACAGCTCTCATCAGAGTTAACCAGCACCTACTCTGAGGCAAAGAACACTTATTTGAGCAGCTGCACACCTTTGTAGTCCGAAACATCTGAGCAAATATATACAATGCATGTTTCTCTTTGTACTTTGGCCCCACAGAAATAGATACTGTATGTACGTAggcagcacacacacagaggcacacatgCACAATTCATTTTACTCACACATCCACATTCACACATTAATTgagcatatatgtacacatatatatgtacacatgtgtatACACGTGAGCATCTATCACAAATATGGCTAAAGCCCATTTGTGATAGCCCAATAGTGATAGCTATGTATTAGTCATTaagatatatgcatgtgtatataggCTCTTCAGCTGAGAAAGTTCTTGACACTTTGTCAGCATTCTGTAAATAAAAGTCATGAAGTGGtattagggcctccctggtggctcacacagtaaagaatctgcccgcagtgtgggagacctgagttccatccctgggttgggaagatcccctggagaagggaatggctacccacttcagtgttctggcctggagaattccatggactgtatagcatgggatcacaaagagccggacccaactgagcaacttccagaATAAGTTAGTTACCTGTTGGATCTTCCAAGGACAAAGGAACCgctagaaagaaaataatactaaTGATCACGACCATATATGTTCAGCATCTACAATATATCAAGCATTTTGCAAATCACATTTCACTGAACCCTCATCAAACCTTCTGTTATCTCCATCATTTAGATAAAGACATTGAGACTCAAAGAGAGCATTGTTCTGTCCACATTTCCATAGCTTGTATTTCAATTTCTGGTCTACACAATAGACTAtgctctttcttctctgtatcaCATTCAtggtgttagtgttagtcgctcagtcatgttcaactctttacaaccctatggactagagcttgccaggctcctctatccatggaattctccaggcaagaatactgtgagtgagtagccattcccttctccaggggatcttcccaactcagggatcgaacctgggtctcctgaactgcaggcagattctttaccactgagccatcagggaagcctccaaTTTCTGGTCTACGTGATAGACCATGCTCTTCCTTCTCTGTATCACATTGCCTCTTTTATAATAGGATTTCTAGGAGAGGGTAGCATCTTCCTGCATGACATCTTCAGGCGAAAGGCCTTCCACAGCTTTCAACAGATAGTTCAAAATCCATAGCTTAGCATTCAAGGACCTTTGCAACCATTCACCTATCCTTTTCCACATCAGTTTATCAGCACTCTCTCTGCACCAAGGCACGCATTCAGTGCTATGTGTGCAGAGGTCTCCAAATGCCCACCCCCATTAATAAAAATTGGGAAAAGCAAGTTTGATGTTATTTCCTGCAAAGAAAAAGtgtcttattaattttttgacaagaaaaagtaaaattttccaGGTTTAGATGGTGTAAGAGAAtggaaggggaaggaaagaagaaaaatgcctcAGTGGCAATCCCATAGCATTGGGGTGCTGGCATATGTATAAACTGCACCAGAAATGGGCACTTCAATCCGGAGAAGGCACTCAGTTGCTGCTACATCAGCCAGCTTGCTGGTTAACCAGAGGAAGGAGGTAAAAAATGGCAGCCCTTCGTCCATGCTCCAGCATCATGGTTCCACTAGGTTTCCTCCAGTGGCCCTCACACTCATCGTGAAATCTCTCTTTTGGTACATCCTACTTATAGGAGGAAAGGAGCTTCGGGGGTTCTTTCCAGTTACATCTACCCTCTTTTGTCCAACATCTGAACTGGAGGACTTGCTGCTTCTCCCAACCAAGACACTCAAGATCTTCTCTTTCTAGTCACCAGAGAGTGGATAAGGACATAGATATCAAGAATGAGGATCAGGCAAGCCAACGTTTCCTATGAAAATCAGGTCAAGGCAGCCCTAGGAGAATtctacttgttgttcagttgctccgttgtgtccgactctttgtgaccccatggactgcagcacaccaggcttctctgtttttccaatctcctggagcttgcacaaactcaagtccattatAGCTTCTCACTCCTTCAACTGTTCTGACTCTGTATTGCCCTGCAGCATAATAACACTCACATCAAGTTAATGTCACTGTTGGTGATCCTTCCATCTTCAAATTGAAGTCAGAAGAGACCTGGTCTTAAATGCCAGCATTGTCACTGACCTCTGGATCTCTAGCCTGAGTCTCCCcatgaaagaaatgggaacaggAAAGTTTGCACCTGATCAGGAAATTTCAACTGTGTTTGTGAAGAAGGAGGTTAATTAGATGTGTcatactttgtaataacctagagTTTCCCAGAAAACTCTCCTCAGGGCTCTTCTTTAAGTGAGGGACACAACCCTGCTGACCTCACATTCACCCATAGATGTTGCCCAGCTCATTTTCCTACATTGGACTTGTTTTAAGAGCaagttaaatattataaatttaaaaaacaccacTTGTGTTCCTAACTCTTCTGAAGAACTCCATCCAGAGTTAGAATCAATACAATAAATGATTTCTCTGCTGTGTGTGCTCCCTAAACATGATCCTCTTCCATCCACCTCCTAATGTTTTTCCTACTCATACATATTTTTTAGGCATAAGTCATTTTTATGTCCATTCACTGAGTAAACATTCATCAGAATCTACTCTGTACAAAGCACTCAGACAAATACCAacaatacagaattttaaaacagtCTTAGCTTTCAAAAAGTTCAATTTCAGATGCATATGTTTGGGGGTGATGAAAGGACAACATGACTTTGATTATTCCAGAAAAGTTTGTGTAGAACTGTTCCTGCCCATTAATTCTGCCAGGTGAAAGTATTAAACAGTTAAAGAAACAACGCTATGTACAACTTTTGAAGCATAGAGTCCTGTCTTCCAggctgtcttccttccttccttttttgttGATTTTGTGGGGGCAAACCCACCTGTGGTTTCTGCTATTACAACATGGAAACTGAGCTTTAacaaacatgagaaaaaaaaatgtatttaaagtagGTAGGATGAAACAGGATGGGAACAAAGGGTAGGTAAGTGAGAGGAAGGTAAGTGAGAACCAGGAAAAAtagggggaagggaaggagaggggggaaagaaaaaagagagggaggaaaaaaggaagaggagaaaacactAAGCATATCGACTCTGAATTCAATGCCAAGAAAGGAGAGACAGCCTTGGTATTCTATAGGGTTGGGTTGAGACTACTGCCTTGTCTCTCTGTACTGTCCAAAGTTTTACGGGAGAGCCTTGAAGACATTCCAGCCTCCTGATTTCATTTATCCTCACTGCCTACAGTTATATATCTACTGTTCTTCAGTGCCCCTGAAAAATCATAAGcaagaaacttttttaaaaagagttttaaaatattactacCTATTTTCCATCCAGCATCTGTCCTCCCCATTCTGTCTTACTCAACTTTATTCATCGCCAAATTCAGGCTAAGTCAACCTCTTCCTAGATAAAGCCTGCATATACTCTGCTTGAATAACACACCTACATGAACCACACACTTCTCTAAAACTCCCAGCCCTGTCTCTTCTGAATACCGATCTAAGGTTCAGTTATAAAACTTAACACAAACATAACACTGGCCAAGCCATTCAACCCCAATTCACAGTGTCAATCCAAAATATAGCTCAACTATGAACTTCACTCTACCCTAGCTCCAAGTTCTACCCAACTTCATCCCagctcaaaataataataataataataaaaccacaAAAAACCCCACCATTCCCTCTCCAGGCTACAGCAAAATATTAGTCCAGCCCAATTCATTTATAGAATTTATAGAATTGCTCACCCCCTGTTGATCCCCacttattttttcaatattccTCTATCTCTAAGGTCACATACTATCCCCACTACA contains:
- the DEFB116 gene encoding beta-defensin 116 isoform X1 codes for the protein MKPCLMTISILLILVHKTPAVPLSLEDPTGGLFRSYYGKSQEESWNPCQLHQGTCRNACRKYELQYLTCLNHEKCCLKFFVKVATANNVKEESNSNSSLSVTMLSNYSQI
- the DEFB116 gene encoding beta-defensin 116 isoform X2 gives rise to the protein MKPCLMTISILLILVHKTPGGLFRSYYGKSQEESWNPCQLHQGTCRNACRKYELQYLTCLNHEKCCLKFFVKVATANNVKEESNSNSSLSVTMLSNYSQI